GAGTATTCCAGTATGCCTTCCCTTCACCTCTGCAATGGGAAAGGGGTGATTGCTAACCTGAATAGCTCCGCACTCACAGTCTCTCACCGGTGGGTCAAGTCTCTCAGGATATAGGGTCATAACTTCTGACGTCGATAGCCTTACCTGGATTCCGACTTCCAAAGCCGCTGGTTCGATTTTGGTGGTGATACCATTGTTCGCGCTGATCAGTATGTTCCTCTGCTTGGGAATAAGGAAGGGGGCTAAACAAACACAACACAGGTACATCCGTCTTACCTCGGACCGGCCGTCGCAACAAGGATGGGCGTTTTCGCGGGTTCCATTGACCGCAACAAACTGGGAGGTGAGTCTGCTTTACATGCTGGGATAATAAGGAATTGGGCACTGATAGACGTTAGATTGAACTCGAATTCAAAATCCACGGAGAGGGTAATCTGCATGGCGATGGATTCGCCCTGTGGCTCACCAAGGAGCGCGCAAAGCAGGGTCCGGTCTTTGGCTCGACCGATAACTTCGAGGGTCTTGGTATCTTCTTCGACACGTACAAGAACAACCGTCCCGGTACCTCGTTTCCATTTGTCATGGCTATGATGGGTGATGGCAAGACAAGCTATGACCAGGCGCATGATGGAAAGGCCAATCAATTGGCTGGGTGTTCTGTACGTCAATGACGGGAAATTGATTGAGATTATTGCTAACAGTGACAGGCACGCGGCCTCCGAGGCGCCTCGATCCCCACCAAAGCTCGCCTAACCTACTTCCACGACCGATCCCTAACCCTCGAACTCCAATACAAGTCCGAAGACAGCTGGACCAATTGCTTCGAACTCAACGCCGAAGAAACCAACATCGCCATCCCCTCCGTCGCCTACCTCGGTCTCTCCGCCGAAACCGGTGAACTGAGCGACAACCACGACATCATCTCGCTCAAGACTCAGAATCTGTACAGTGTTGGCGGAGGACCCGCGGGTCCTGTGCGCGGGGGATCGTCCAGCGCTGCGAAAGACCGGGGTACTGTTAAGACTTCCAAGAACAAGGAGTCTGGTGGTTGGGGCTGGTTCTTGTTCAAGGCTGTTATGTTTGTCTTTGCGCTTGTGGGTGGGTACTTTGGATGGACGGCTTATCGGGCTAAGCAGCGGTATAACAGGTTTTAAGTGAGGGGAGGGTAAGAAGAAAATTTATATTCGTATGGTTCGTTAGTTTGTCGCATTGCATAGCCTGTTCTGTCTGTCAATGAACCGGACGATGCAACTTCTTGGGTGCAGTATACGCCAATGATGCAATCAATGTAGGGTATCATGAACCAATTCCAACGCCTTTAATGCAAAAATCAAGCCCGCTCCTTCAACTCATTCCACATGTGATCAATAATCTGAAAAACCTCGGTGACACTCCGCATAATATCCTCATCAATCCCCAACGCACCATACCGATGCTGAATCTTATCTGGATGCCACCTCACACGCTCCGCCTTGAGCATAGAAATAAACGCATCACCATCCTTCTCCGTAGACGCAGCAGAAGCCGGCACAAGCGCAAACTTCATAAACTCCTCAACCGCCTCCCTCGATACATCCCTCCTCTTTCCAGACTCAACAGGCCAAAACACCAACTCCCCCAAATCCTTCCCCCCACCAGTTATCTCATGCTTCCCCTCCCGAAGCGAATCAACCCTTTTCCACGACTGTAAATATTCCTCTCCAACACCCCTCCAAAccctccccttcttcctctccctccccctcgCAAGACTCTCCTCCATAGCCCTCTCAAacgccctcctctccctctccccctcaacatccctctccctctccctttCTCTTTTAGCTTTCTCCCGTCTCTCCCGCTGTAACTGCTCCTGCATCTCAACCATCCCCTCCCTCGTGCGCTCCCACATCCTTGTCCGCACGTACGCCGCGTATTCATCTTCAGTCATGGACTCGAGTTCCCCATTCGGGCCCTTGGGGAGGTCCGGCACGGCGTAGTTGTGGATGGGCTGGCCGTAGACAGATTCCCAGTATGCGGCGCCTTCGTCGTCGCCGAGGGCATCGAAGAGGGATTCGCGGAAGGCGGTGTTGGGAGAGAGGCCGCGGgggttgtcgttgtcgtctGGGGGtggagtggtggtggtgtgttTGTGGCGTTTAGAGCGGTGGGAGCGGTCATGGTGGGTTCGTTTgcgatggcgatgacgaTGCGTATCTGTGTCGTTGCGTGAAGAGCGggatttggaggaggaggatttgAAGCGGAATTTTGTCTTGCGCGCGCGGGTGTAGTCGTCGCGGTCTGTGTGGTCGTGGGTTTGGGAGTGCGTGTCGGTGGTTGCGGCCGGAGAGACCTCTTTTGTTTGTGCGTGATCCATTTTTACGGGACGGGGGTTTGCTGATTTATGGGATTAGCATGGTGTCACTCAAGCCGCGTGGATAAGAACAAGATGTCCGGAGTAGAAACGAGGATGAAAAGCGTCAAACGGCAATAACCAATAAACAACGGTCAAAGTTCGATTAATCAGCCGTTATCTTATCAGATCATCAGCTACCGTGATGTCACCGAtcataaaaaaagaaattacTCCGAAACGGAACCCTCCTCCGTAGTCCAACCCTAACCTCACCAAGGCTCTTTCACCGACTCGCTTACTACTTACTAGctactactccgtagtaTACACAAACTCCGTGGTTCCGTGATATATCCGAATAAGCGCCCTCCCTCAGTACACGTTAAGTCATGTTTCATACTAACCGCGCTAACGTCGGACGGATCCTGGGGCTGTGTCGCTGCGCCAGGGTCTTCGATATGATGTTTCAGACAGAAAATGCTTTAATCGGAGAATTGTGGGGACAAAGTGATAGGTGGTGCTTTATTAAATCCTGACGCTTGACAGAATGTTAAATTTTGCTTTATTTGTACCTTTGTTTGcgctctttttcttcccttcttttttgtttgttaTATAGGATTGGCGGGTGGGAAGGATACTCCTCGGGAATTTTTTGGTCAATCAATTGTACACACCAGCAGCGAAATACGATACACACGGCATAGAAAAACTGGCAAAATGGACACCTCCCTCGGCCCATACCGCTTCAAATACGCCGACGACGGCCTGGCAATCTACAAACTAGACGACCTGGTCGAGCAATACTTCTTTTGCGATGAGCATTTCTGGTTCCAGGTTCTGCGTGTTGGGAATAAGACTTTCAAGTTCCGGGTTTCGACGCATACGAAGGAGGAGCAGAGGGTGAAGATTTGGAAGACGTTTCGAGGGTttccgaggaagaggagtaTGCATTTCATTGTTGAATTCGATCTGATTCATGTTGTAACACCATGCGTAGGGGACCCAACTGACGAAATAGGATTGTTGAGTGACTACATAGACATCCAGAAAGGAACTGCTGGTCAGTTTCGGTTGATATGGCTGTCCGTTGCGGAGTTATTACAAGCGATGAACGCCCTCGAAAAAAGAGACCGGAAAGACGACAAAGACGAAAAAGACGAAGAACCATATCAAATGCTAAAGAAAGCAATGGAGACAGCAAGGATATGGAAACAGAAAGAGGAGATGCGGGATCAGTGTTGTTGGTGAGTTCATGGTCTTCCTTTGTCTTTATTGATGCTGGCGCTAATGGTACGATTAGTATGAATATTAGTTGGTGGGGATGTAGTTGCTATTGTCCAGACTGTTCCGGTGTCGATTGTGGTGGTTGTTAGCAGGAAGATGTGCATGCGAAATTGATGGCCTTGATCATAGACCGGGGTGTGAAGATATAGAGGGGACATTGTGATTACAGTCGCTTAGATACCCATACTGCCAACTTAAATTCTAGTATATATTTTGAGCGTCGTAAAGAATTCCTGAGAGAAGGCTTTTATGAGGTTTTGATGTTCATCATATCAGTTGATTGGGATGTTGTTCTATTGTTCGATCAGGAGATCGCCTTGGGCGAATAGGAAGCAGTAAAAGGATATACGTATTTTCCTACACCGATTCAGGGTACTTGCCGCCGCAGAAGAGGGTGGCCAGGTTCAGAAGGACGGTGAACATCTGCTCCACCAAGGGGTCATGAGGAGGGTCCACAGATAGTGGGAGAGTCGCGACAGAACAAGTCAGGAAACTACAAGAGAAGTACGGAAGCGACTCGCGACCAAATAAATCCAGAAAGCGAAAAATAAGAGACAGACAAAAGCGAAATAAAAGACTATCGAGTTTTAGGAGTATAGGGGAACTGTCCTAGTATGATGCAGCATTAGACAGTAGATGAAATATATTGTACACGAAAAAATCTATCCCGGAGAAcagaaaatatatatatatatataactATATATTCCCGAGCTTGTATCCGTCGTTGATGGCATGTCAAGTAGTGGCGTCTGAGAGATTTTGGACTACACGGCGTAGAAGTATAGCTGATGCTGTTTACAGGTTCTTGCCGAGAGTGGCAACAACAGCACCAACGGAGCTGCCAACACCGGGCAAACCAAGACCAGTGAGGAGGCTAGCAACGCTAGGAGAGAGCTGGATAAGGAGAGCACCGCCATCCTGACCGACAACAGTCAAAAGGTTGTTGACGGGAGCACCGAGGTCCTTAACAAGCTCACCAACGGAACCAGCCTTCTTGACGATCTCACCGACGGGAGTGCCAACGCTGGGAAGACCAAGGCCAGTAAGGAGCGAGGCAACAGAGGGGCTGAGCTGAACGAGGAGACGCTCAGCGTTGGGGCCGGTGACCTCAAGGACGTCCTGGACCTGAGGGGCAAGGTCCTCGACAAGCTTGCCGTTGGAGCGCTTGAGGTTCTCACCAAGGGTAGAGACGACGCTGCCGACGGGGACGCCGACGTTGGGAAGACCAAGGCCGGAAACGAGACCAGCGACTTCGGGGGAGAGCTGGATCAACAAAGCACCGAGGTCCTTGTCGACAACAGTGAGGAGACCCTCGACCTTGGGGCCGAGGTCCTTGACAAGGTCACCAACgttggcggcggaggcgacgaTGGAACCAACTGGGCCACCGAGAGCGCCCAAACCGAGGCCAGAGAGGAGGCCGGCAACTTCAGGGCTAAGCTCTATGAGCAGCTGCTTGGCGTTGGGGCCAGTGACAGACAGGATCTGGTTGACAGGCTTGCTGACATCCTGGACGATGCGGCCACCGGAGACAGAAGAGGAGGGAATAGAGGAAGCCGAAGCGACGGGAGTAGTGGAGGAGGAAGCGGAGGGGGAAGCGGAAGAAGGTCCGAGGTTAAGGGCCTTGGTGACCTCGCCAATGGGCAGGCTACCGGcaggggcagcagcagccgagGAGGCCATAACGGCGAGGGCGGTGATGATAGCAGCCTTCATCTTGATAGGGCAGAGAGTGACTTGAGTAAGAACGAGAAAAGAATGACTGGAGTAGGACCTCGAGAGGAATGAAGGATGATTGATTTGAAGAAAAACATTAGAGCATAAAGAGATGGTGGCTTTTATATGCTGAGGAAAGCGAATGTTTTTTAGTCATAAACCGGTTTCAATCAATGCGACTGCCATGGAGCCCTCATTTCTTAGCAGTGGACCTCAACATTCCAAATTGGGCCATTGGAGGTTTTGGCAACGAACAATACGGAAGTGTATATCCGATTGTTCGGTTCAGATGATTGGAATCTGCAAGTTAATTTTACCGGGTGGCTCCGTACCAGCGATCAGAGTTCGGCGTTGGCCTTGGTGGGCAGGAACCACTGGGCCTTCCATCCAGACTAACAGAGTCTATTTGGTGAAGATTCTGCGTCCAAGTACTCTGTGCTTGCTCCGTACCAGTATGAATTGTCAGGAACGAGCGAGAGCAAACGTGGCTGGCTGATGGGGCATTATCGTATACATCCCGGATGGCCGGAATTCGCCACGAAATAAGTATAATTTCCGAATCGGGAAGCCTACCCACATTTGGCGGTCTTCAGGGACTGCTGTCCCACCACTTCAGTTTCCCTCTATGGGGGTACTAATGCTTTTCAACCCTTAACAGTCGCAGCCTGGCTTGCAGTGCGGCAATACTTATCCACATGTAGTTCCACAAGTAAGCAGACCCAGCATCGGGGTCAAGGTCGGGGAGATCGAGAGGATGTGATTTGCGGGATTTGCCGATGGCCATCGAGCTTTGCCCAAGAGCAGCAACAACTCTCCACTAAACTCATTTCCGAAAGATCTAGAAATCTGGACGCTTGATCAATGCTGAGCGATCTGCATGTCGGAATGCTATGACTCGCTCGCTATAGCTCGGGCTCACCAGATT
This region of Aspergillus chevalieri M1 DNA, chromosome 4, nearly complete sequence genomic DNA includes:
- a CDS encoding legume-like lectin family protein (BUSCO:EOG092628SP;~COG:U;~EggNog:ENOG410PHCK;~InterPro:IPR005052,IPR013320;~PFAM:PF03388;~SECRETED:SignalP(1-23);~TransMembrane:1 (n6-18c23/24o294-318i);~go_component: GO:0016020 - membrane [Evidence IEA]); amino-acid sequence: MLLPRLSSLLGLVGLATVPLANAYDDSNIKSIPLRTHSLSPPYLDSDFQSRWFDFGGDTIVRADQYIRLTSDRPSQQGWAFSRVPLTATNWEIELEFKIHGEGNLHGDGFALWLTKERAKQGPVFGSTDNFEGLGIFFDTYKNNRPGTSFPFVMAMMGDGKTSYDQAHDGKANQLAGCSARGLRGASIPTKARLTYFHDRSLTLELQYKSEDSWTNCFELNAEETNIAIPSVAYLGLSAETGELSDNHDIISLKTQNLYSVGGGPAGPVRGGSSSAAKDRGTVKTSKNKESGGWGWFLFKAVMFVFALVGGYFGWTAYRAKQRYNRF
- a CDS encoding uncharacterized protein (COG:S;~EggNog:ENOG410Q28S;~SECRETED:SignalP(1-18)), which produces MKAAIITALAVMASSAAAAPAGSLPIGEVTKALNLGPSSASPSASSSTTPVASASSIPSSSVSGGRIVQDVSKPVNQILSVTGPNAKQLLIELSPEVAGLLSGLGLGALGGPVGSIVASAANVGDLVKDLGPKVEGLLTVVDKDLGALLIQLSPEVAGLVSGLGLPNVGVPVGSVVSTLGENLKRSNGKLVEDLAPQVQDVLEVTGPNAERLLVQLSPSVASLLTGLGLPSVGTPVGEIVKKAGSVGELVKDLGAPVNNLLTVVGQDGGALLIQLSPSVASLLTGLGLPGVGSSVGAVVATLGKNL
- a CDS encoding uncharacterized protein (COG:S;~EggNog:ENOG410PN7K;~InterPro:IPR038753;~go_process: GO:0007249 - I-kappaB kinase/NF-kappaB signaling [Evidence IEA]) yields the protein MDHAQTKEVSPAATTDTHSQTHDHTDRDDYTRARKTKFRFKSSSSKSRSSRNDTDTHRHRHRKRTHHDRSHRSKRHKHTTTTPPPDDNDNPRGLSPNTAFRESLFDALGDDEGAAYWESVYGQPIHNYAVPDLPKGPNGELESMTEDEYAAYVRTRMWERTREGMVEMQEQLQRERREKAKRERERERDVEGERERRAFERAMEESLARGRERKKGRVWRGVGEEYLQSWKRVDSLREGKHEITGGGKDLGELVFWPVESGKRRDVSREAVEEFMKFALVPASAASTEKDGDAFISMLKAERVRWHPDKIQHRYGALGIDEDIMRSVTEVFQIIDHMWNELKERA